GATGAACCTGCTGGCTACCGTCCTGGTCTTCGCTGTTGTCATATACTTCCAAGGTTTCCGCGTGGATCTACCCATCAAGAGCGCCCGTTACCGTGGCCAGTACAGCAGCTACCCCATCAAGCTATTCTACACCTCCAACattcccatcattctgcagTCTGCTCTCGTTTCCAACTTGTACGTCATCTCCCAGATGCTGGCCGTCAAATTCCAGGGCAACTTCTTCATCAACCTCCTCGGAGTGTGGGCCGATGTTGGCGGTGGCGGCCCTGCTCGCTCTTACCCCATCGGTGGTCTCTGCTACTACCTGTCGCCACCTGAGAGTGTTGGACACATTCTCACCGACCCCATCCATGCCCTGCTCTACATCGTCTTCATGTTGGGCTCCTGTGCTTTCTTCTCCAAGACCTGGATTGATGTGTCTGGCAGCTCAGCTAAGGATGTAAGTTTCAAGAGATATATATGAATCTTTTGAATAATAGGACTAATATGTAAACTTATTTTTCTGCAGGTTGCCAAGCAACTGAAGGAACAGCACATGGTGATGCGTGGCCACCGCGAAAACTCGATGATCCACGAGCTGAACCGCTACATCCCAACGGCGGCTGCCTTTGGCGGTCTCTGCATCGGCGCTCTGTCGGTGATGGCCGATTTCCTGGGAGCCATCGGTTCCGGCACAGGTATTCTGCTGGCGGTGACCATCATCTACCAGTACTTTGAGATTTTCGTCAAGGAGCAGTCCGAGATGGGTGGTATGGGCACGCTGCTGTTCTAAGCAGTAATGCAAGTCACCTGCGATGCAATcaacaataattaattaattcatCATTCTTCTCACATGCTCGCTcccattaaaacaaaaaaaaaacaaacaaaaaataattaaaattcgTGAACTGTTTTTATTTCCACGTCCTCTGTCCAAACACTACAAATACGCGCGTTTTGCGGCGTTTGGCTGCTAAACTTCATCccaaaatcaacaaacaaTGGGCACGAGAGACACTTTATTTTgaatagttttagttttattcaaAGTGTGAGACTACATTGCTTAAGTTCAATATTTCTTCGAATTCATTGAATTTCAATgcaattatttgttttatattaaatcaattgaattatattttaaagacaCCACGCGACACGGAGATACTTGAAATTGAAAGATGTACATCAAACATGCAGACAAATTGTCATAATAAAACGTAATTagataacttttttaaatgaatttatgatttttattttgggttgtTTGGGTTAATGGTTTGTTAGAGTCATAAAATTGTGTATTTTCGAAATAGAGATAAAGTTTACTCTTTGGCCAAACAACGATTTGAATTTGGCGCCTCTTGAAAATGAAATGACAGTTGCCACACTGCCACCCGGCTGTCACTTTTCTGTAAACAGTGGGACAAGCCTGTTAATTATTCAATACTTTTTTTAGCGAAGGGGAAAAAAATCATATAACTGAAGTAGCTTTAAGAAtatacttttgttttttataaaataataatttatacaaGAAATTATGGTTaatgtttattaatttgtaTACCCTTCAAGTTTATGTTTTACTGTAACCAGTGTTGCATAACGATTAAAAACACGTCGCATTTTTAACTTTTGCATACTTCATATAGTGAAAGCTGTCATATTCTTGATATTTTGTCAACAAGAGCAAGCTGCACAGTGTCAGCTACTAGGCATTAGTAGAGTTGTAAGTACCTTTACCTTATCAGCCTATACCAAGCCAAATTCGCCACTGGGGATTAACTTCTTCGGCATTACGTGTCCACCTACATCGGTGCTTTCAATTTCATTCGCAGGCAATCATCCAGCCAGTAATCACGGCAAGCGGCTTGATAACACCGGATACGGGCATAGCTAATATAGAGGGCACTTATTAATTAACTTCGACCTCTGTGATAAACTAGAAGCGCAAAATGACTGATATTATCAAGAAAGGAGCTCTGTTCCTCATGAGCGAGAAGTGCTATGATAACTATTTCCTTGAACACAACTTCCTGGACAGTGAGTGGTCGGTAATCCAGTTTTGGTAATTAATAACTCATTATTTTCATCCGTAGTTCCATGTTTCAAGGCTCTGCTGAGCAAGGGCCTTGGTCTGGCCATCATTGCCGGATCCGTGCTAGTGAAGGTGCCACAAGTGCTCAAGATTCTCAGCAGCAAGTCCGGCGAGGGCATTAATATAATGGGTGTGGTGCTGGATCTACTGGCGATCTCTTTCCACCTGTCGTACAACTTTATGCACGGCTACCCATTCAGTGCTTGGGGCGACAGCACCTTCCTGGCTATCCAAACTGTAGCTATTGCCGTTTTGGTAATTTTCTTCAATGGTCGGAAGATACAAGCCGGCGCGTTCCTAATTGGATATCTCCTGCTGATGTTCGTCCTTAACTCTGGGCTGACCTCTATGAAGGTCTTGTTCACCATTCAGAGCTGCAACATTCCCATTCTTTTGGTGGGAAAGCTGTCGCAGGCATACACGAACTATCAGGCTGGATCTACCGGACAGTTGTCCGCTGCCACTGTGATAATGATGTTCGCGGGGTCGGTGGCCCGCATCTTCACCTCAATTCAGGAGACCGGTGACACCATGATCATCGTCACCTTCATTGCCTCCACCTTCGCCAATGGAGTGATCCTGTCCCAGTTGATCTATTACTGGAACAAGCCAGCCGGCGTGGCAAAGGACGCTAAAGCCAAGAAACCCAAGAGCAAGAAGGATGATTAGAGATATGCAGCAGAAACAGGAGTGAGCTCGAAAAAAACTTAGATAGCAACTATTTCTCGACACTGTAGAACAAATgagcatctttaaataaacagTCTTAGATCATTAGTTTGCATAGTTGGCACTTTTATTTGTCCAGTTTTTCAAAGTGCTTCTGCAGTTGGGCGAGGGCCCGATAGCGGTGCGATATGGTGTTTTTCTCCTCTTTTGGCAGCTCGGCGTAGGTCTTATCATAGCCCTTGGGCTGGAACACGGGATCCCTGCAATTATCGCAATaaagttaattattattaaactaTAATCAGTTGGGTTATGCAATTGCCAGCGTGGGCAGTATCTCACCATCCAAAGGTCCTTGGTCCGCGGGGACTAACAATATCGCCATCGGTTATGCCCTTAAAGATAAGCGGTTCCGAATCCACATCCTCGCAATAGCCAAATGTACAAATAGCCTGGGCAGATTTGTCTTCCCATCCCTCCAGTAACCGGCACAAGCCCTCCGGTTTAAGTTTTTCCAAGAACCACTTGATATACGGACCCGGCAAGCCCTCGAGGGCATTGAAACACAAGCTGGTGTCCTCCACAAGAACAGGACCATTTACGTGGCGTGCCGCTTCCTTGCACTTCTTGATGGCAATCTCATCGATTTCCCctgtaatatatatttatttaatagtcTTTAGTTGATGTAATAGTGTAATTCATAGACTTTACCTTGCAACTCCGGCAGATCGATCTTTTTGGAGACGATAGTGCGTGGAAAAGTGGGACCCAAAATGGCAACTAGTTCCTCCAGCTTCTTGGCGTTGCCTGTCACAAAAGTAATTGGCTTCGACATGGCagattcttttttattttaattaatataaataattaaatgcagTCTATTTAAAGCGAGAGCCACTCTGAAACAAGCATGCGGCAGCAACAGCTGATTTCTGTTTAGCTTTTGACAGTCACGGGCAAAAAAATAGTAccatattttaagaaattaaattattttaaattttaaacattttatttttttaaaacctgGGTGGCGGTTTCATTCAGCTCTTCGTATGCCTCGAAATTggaattttaaatacatagAAACCTCTTAtaataattgttttaatttattttcttttgataGCTTGTGGAAATACAATTTTTCGGTAGGCTTTAGCATTTCTAAACTTTATTCAATACGCGTTCACTTAAATTTAAGACAGAGTTTTAATTAGTAGGGAGTTTCCTTTGCGGCGGCGACACTCCCACCATCAAGGCGACGGAGACGAAAGACAGActtgtaaataaatatgctcattcatatattttttttttttgacaacgAATTGAGACCAACGGGGGGTGTAGTGGGGGAACATGTGGTGTACTGGCTTAGTCGTCCAGCGTGAGATGCAGATTGGCCGAAGGATGCAGACCGAGCTCTTTCAGTGAGCTGTTGTTGTGCTCCGCCTCGAGCGTTTTCCGTGGAAAGGCGCAAATGAGTTTGTAGCCGTGTTGAGGGATGTGCTTGTGCGTTTGACGAATATAGAGGCGAAGAGTCTCCAGCTTAGTATCGGAAGGCCAGCGCAGCTGGACCATTTCGTCCGATCCGGCGGCGTTAAGCAGGCGTAGTTTAAGAGCAGTTAATTCATCCTTGGCTTCTCCCAATTGGTTCTCATACGAAGCGGCGGTTACACCCTTCAGCTCTTCATCATCAAACTCTTCTAGACTCTCGTTGTCGCTGGCTCCGTCGGCCTGGCTAGCTGGCTTAGAGCCTCCTCCGTTCTCGTTCATGGAATTCTTAATGGCCAGCtccagctgctcctcctccgTAAGTTCCATGAGCTTTGCTCTCTTTTTAGGAGTGCTGGCTGTCGAGGAGCATGATGCTTCTGTGTCCCCATCCTGCGAATCATCAATGTGAATGGCGCCCCGCTTAGAGGTGCTAGGTGCATCCTCCTCTATGAAATCGCGGTGCTCCTTTAAGAACTGTCGTAAATCAGGCAGAACATTGTCCTGCTTTGGTTCTGGACTGCGCCACACCTCCTCGCCAGTGCGGGGATCGATTACGCACAGATAGGGAAGCGTGGCACATCGATAGAAGGCAACAAAGCGCCGGCCCTCGGAAGTGTCGTTGTCCACTTGCCAGAACGTAAACTGGCGACGCACCAGCTTCTTCAGTTCTTTGTCGGACCACACATCTCGGTTCATGGTCTGAGATTGGAAATTGTCGCTTTGCACGTTGACCAGCAACCAGCGTTGCCGCTTGGTGGCAAACTCCCGGGCGGCAGTGAGTGTTCCGGAGTAAGTGATGTCTGTGGGCGGGCGGAACAGGTCTCCTAGACGAGCTGTGCTGGTAGCGCCGGCGGTGGAGCGATTGTTAAGGGCCATGGCCTGCCCAGCCACAACCATCTGTGCAGAGCGCTCTCGGCGCCGTCGATGGGCACTCGGATCCGAATAGACTCCGGTTGCCTGCAGTTGTTCCTCCATCAGGGCACCTTCACGGGCAAAGTCCCTCAGGGGGCACACCTTTACCCTCTGCGAAACGCGTGACAATCGGCTGCTACTGCCAGACGCGAAGAAGTTATCGTCCTCAGGCATGATCAGTTGCTCCCGCACCGGAGCAATGGGCGCCCTcacctcctcctcgtcgtcaAGCAAGGGAAGCGAAGGGGCAGCCGGTGCAGCGCCAGATGTGGATGCTGCCTGCTCGAAGAAAAGTGCAACGGCGGCGGACACATCGTTGGCGCAGGCACCCAGATAATGCTTGGCTTCGTCCGCCGAGCAAGCAGTCACCTCCACCACCTGCTCCACCAGCGCGTCGGGCGCCTCGCTGCTGGACATAGTTCGGCCTTCTAGTTGCGGTTAAAGatgttgaattattttttattagcaGGAACGGGAACGAGAGACAGAAACACAAAATGCACAACGAGCGATTTTCCAGGGACAGATAAATCGCACAGCTGTGGGAAAAACGATTTAGGTCCACTTTCCGTGTTTCTCAACACTGTTTGTCGTTTTTCGAACTTGCAGAGCACTTATTTTAGATATGCAAACAGATCGGTAAACGgaagattttgatttttttttttgaatttttatgtaAAGTATTTGAAATAATAACACCAGCTTATTTGATCAAAATTTCTCCATTACATTTCTGAATTCGAATGAAAACAATCTTCCCAATGTGACCCAACAATGGCTTTTCAAAAATGTCCCACTTTTGCCGGCAGCTCGGCGCAAGTCCGTTATTGGATGCAGCCACACTATCAGCAAATTCCAAACAATACCAACTGCGAAATCCTTGGATCTACTTCCGATTCAACTTCCACCGTTATCGCCGTTAAGAGTGTCCCCAAAACATGACTAATCCCAGAGCAGACTGATTGCCAGACCCTCCCGTGTGTGAGCGTGGATATGTGATCGCTGTACAGCCCGCCAGTCGTCTCGCGAGTGATTGCATTCTAATCGGATTCGATCCGAGTGCCAGTTGCACCACCGAAAATTCCAATACATCAgggtggaaaaaaaattacagaGCGTATTGCCAGCCGTATAGGCTCGAAGATCCCAAATCAAGTGCCTCCAAGTAATATCCAGGGATGCGACTCGGATTAAGTTGAACAGAGCTCCGCGGACCAgttgcttatttgtttgttttatccCCGAAAGCTGCTGACGTCACAAGATGGTCTCGCTGATAAAAAATCAACTGCTCAAGCATTTGTCAATGTAAGCGATAAGTGTTAATCTATAGTTGGATGCTAAACTAAATTATGCAGCGAGTCGAAACTCAATTAACTGCTCTCGGGTCGTGCCAGATTGCAGGCTGTAGCGCTTGGAGACTGAATTGATTTTTCCCAGCTTTTTCCCTCTATCTGCCTGGctgtatatatgtgtgtgtgtgtatttttcACAGCTTCCCTCCCATCAACTCCCCCTCCGCTTTTCCACCCAGCTCCACCAGTCACCTGTCCCGGCCCGCTTTTATGCCGCTTTTATGCCGCCTTTATCGTTTTTCGtttggctgctgctgcccctTGCTAATTTGTTTCCCATCTCGCTGCCCCACTGGAGGTGCCCTGTTGGATCTGCCCCCCTTTAGCAGTAACAAGTGGATTGCCAATTTCCTCCCACGCACTTTAAGCCTCTCTCCCCTGGTCGTTGTCTgtaaaagtttattattttttactgGCGCCGtcttgaaattgaaaatgtttcCCTTTCCATCGCCTCAGGCATTTGCATgtgaaatacaattttttcccCTCAATATGGTTTTTATGATGGTTAACCGATAACCTTGAAGTGGGAggctttaaaatttatgtagGCATGGGAGCACAAACAACTTATGtcttttaacttttaattataaacaatatcCTCATTATTTGTGAGAAACAATGACTCTGAAACCTTCTAAATACTCCTAAACTATCCATATTTTTGTACTTAAAAATCCTACTACCTTTGCTCTTATCTATAAAGTTTATGAATTACCATAAAACAGAAAACTAAAACTCACgcctatttttaaaaaaataacatgaCTCAATTATgctataatttcttaaaataaaaaccttaaTCAATAATTAGTAAATAGTTAATATTCTTAAACCACAATCCCTGTTAATTAGGCTTCAGCTCCCCTTGGAATAATTTCCCCAAGCTCATTTTGGAACCTCGATTTCTGGCATCTATTTTTACATAACACTCCCCTCCCCCCCAACCCATTCATGAACTTCAATATACCGCGTCCTGCCATTTGGTTAAACAATGGATATATTTACCCGCCTACATATTGACATTGTCTTGGCCCCTTTGTGGGCTACCTTTTGTGGCGACACTTGCCAACGATGATTCCCCATTACTGGCATCCCTCCAGGCCTCTTCATCACCTCGCTGGGAGCATCTCTTCCAAGCAATTACGCTGCAAACAAGCCAAGTTTGAGGCACAACAGGTCTGAGGTCTTAATGCAAACCAAACTTGTTGctggaagtttttttttgaggaaaaGTTAAAGAAAAGCTCCCCCTCCTGAGACAGTTGttaaccattttttttggctgaAAGTTTCGGCAACTTACCTGGTCTGCATTTATTATTGGCAAGGGTATTGGAGATTGGGATTTAAGTAATTCCTCAGTAAAAGTTCTTAAGTAATAAGTTAAGGAACAAGTCCCATTCCCTCGAAACGTTTCACGGTTCTAACTCAATCAGTGTCTATAGTTGGAGTTCAATTATGCTCAGCCATTAGCAAGAAATGGGTCAATTGATGGCAGCCATCCATTCCATCTGGCGCCGACAGTTGACCTCCCTACCTCTctagtttctttattttatacaCAGAGAAATTAAGAATATAAttgttatttaatataaagGGTATTAGTCATCAAGGTAATCATATCTTGCTTTAGTCTGCTATcatttttccttaaaaaaaaacccactaGCCTCAaagaatagtttttttttcataaagaATAAGTTCTTTTACATACTTTCTCTATATTTATGGAACAAGTTGGTCTTAAAGCCCTGGTCTTAAGTTAGTTTGTGCTTCTCCTCTTACCACCCCACCCTGCAAACCCAATCTGACATGTGCATCGAGGCTGAAATAATTGGCGAGACAAGCAGACGACTCACATATGGTTCCCTCTTATCTTCTAttccacacacactcatataTAGCTACACGAAGAACCTCTCCTCGGACAAAATAAACTTGAGCACTTTCCGGGGCGAGGGTGAACTCTCCAACCTGGAACTGGATGAGCGTGTGCTCACCGAGCTGTTGGAGCTGCCCAGCTGGCTGCGGCTTACCTCCGCCTGGTGCAACCATGTCTCCTTTAGGATTAGCTGGACCAAGCTCAAGAGCGTGCCCATCACTTTGGTGAGtaatcttgggaattaaaaaccATAAAGTGGATACAGCAAGGTCTCGCAATCCATTAAAGTTGATTGCATCGGCAGCTGGTATCCTTCCAACTTCAATGGTTTCTTGAAGAAATGTTTTCATGATTTTCCACTCTTCCCCTCAGACCCTCGATGAAGTACGCATCACAATAGAGACCTGCAATCCCACGGCTCGGGATGCGGGCGGAGGAGGATCTGGACCCGGAGGAGCAGGATCTCCTACAGCCGCCGCAGCTGCTCTGCCACAAGTGCCTCAGGGTAAATACAGCTTCATCCACAAGGTGGTCGATGGCATCACCATTGTGGTCAACACAGTCAACGTGAACTTCGTAAGCGCCGCCTTCACCGCTTCGGTTCAGATGTCTCGTATCCGCGTGGAATCCAAGACACCGAAATGGGCAAACGCTGATCTCCGTCTGACACGACTCAAGGACGCCCAGAAGGGCATTATTCTGATTTTTAAGGAGCTCTCTTGGCAGACGGTGCGCATCGAAGCCAGTTCCACTCAGGACAAGTCGCTGACGCCGCTCCGACTACTCACCAATCACGCCCGGTGCCGGATCACGATTCGCAAACGCCTCTCGGACTGTTCTCTGCTCGCTTCCCGCTTGGTCCTAATCCTGGACGATCTGCTGTGGGTGCTCACAGACTCGCAGCTAAAGGCAGCTCTGCATTTTGTGGACTCTCTGTCCGGATTGATTAAGGCGGCCACCCATGCCACGCAGAAGTCCAAAGCTGCTCGCAAAATGCAGGTAATTTAGGGGAAGTTCCAGTAGAGAGGAATATGTGGCTTTAGGAGGCCACATCATGCACCCGATTCTTGAGGGGATTGCCTTAGCTtctctggagggtccccttcaaaaatatggaaaatgcatggaggtgAAAATGTGACCACcgggaaggccatatctttggcaatattcgtccgattcttggggggaataccttaaatgacttgtggatcgattctccacaaatctgcatcaaaatctaggaacataatatttttgagattatttctcaaattttctggagggtccccttcaaaaatgtggaaaatgcatggaagtgAAAATGTGACCACCGGGAAGACCATATCTTTGTTAGTATTGGTCCGATTCTTgtggggaataccttaaatgatttgtggatcgattctccacaaatctgcatcaaaatctaggaacaacaattttttgggattttttctcaaattttctggagggtccctttcaaaaatatggaaaatgcatggaggtgAAAATGTAACCACcgggatggccatatctttggcaatattggTCCGATTCTTGTGGGGAATAcattaaatgatttgtggatcgattctccacaaatctgcatcaaaatctgggaacataatttttttgagattttttctcaaattttctggagggtccccttccgggacccccttcaaaaatgtggaaaatgcatggaggtgAAAATGTGACCACcgggaaggccatatctttgtcaatattgGTCCGATTCATgtggggaataccttaaatgatttgtggatcgattttctacaaatctgcatcaaaatctgggaacattatatttttgagattttttgtcaaattttctggagggtccccttcaaaaatgtggaaaatgcatggaggtgAAAATGTGACCACcgggaaggccatatctttgtcaatattgGTCCGATTCCtgcggggaataccttaaaagatttgtggatcgattctccacaaatctgcatcaaaatctaggaacaacaattttttgggattttttctcaaattttctggagggtccctttcaaaaatatggaaaatgcatggaggtgAAAATGTAACCACcgggatggccatatctttggcaatattggTCCGATTCTTGTGGGGAATAcattaaatgatttgtggatcgattctccacaaatctgcatcaaaatctgggaacataatttttttgagattttttctcaaattttctggagggtccccttccgggacccccttcaaaaatgtggaaaatgcatggaggtgAAAATGTGACCACcgggaaggccatatctttgtcaatattgGTCCGATTCATgtggggaataccttaaatgatttgtggatcgattttctacaaatctgcatcaaaatctgggaacattatatttttgagattttttgtcaaattttctggagggtccccttcaaaaatgtggaaaatgcatggaagtgAAAATGTGACCACcgggatggccatatctttggcaatatcgGTCCGATTCCTGtcgggaataccttaaatgatttgtggattgattctccacaaatcagcatcaaaatctgggaacataatttttttgagatttttttcaaatttaaaaaaaaatgcatggtAATTAGCACTATTTTCTAAGTGTGTAGGATTTGCATGGGAGGGTGAATAGCACCAGTGAGGCCTCTATTATTGCTAATATTGTATTGAATTTCCCCTTATAAGCTCTTCCTAAGTACCTGCTAATTTCTACTTTTTTCCAGACTCTGCCCGAGTACAAGGCCCAAgtggagcagcagcagaaccGTCTCTCCGAATCGGCACACACCACGAACGCTCAGCGCATGTTCAATGCCTTTGATGTACGGGAGACTTCGTACCACTTCTTTAGCCAGCGCATCGACCTGCATTTGTGCGACGACGAGGGCGATGGACGCTCCAGTTATCCCGAGCTGGACAAGGGCGGAGCTCTGCAGGTATCAGTGACAGCCTTCCAGGTGGACTACTATCCCTACCATCTGGCCAAATCGGATCGCTCACACTGGGCCAAGTACAAGGAGGCATCCGTGGCGCCGGCCCTGTGGCTGAAGGAGTCGCTCAATGCCTTCCGCGAAGCTGTGCTCAACCTGAGCCAACCCAATCGGCCAGCTACGCATGCGCCCCTGGAGAGGAGTGCCCCGGCTTCACCCATAATGCTGAATGCCAGCATGTTGGGGTCCCAACATGGAGCGGGAAACTTTTCGAATGGCAGCAGCACACCCACAGCAGTTGGCGGAGCAGGAGGCTCGGGTGTTGGGTCTTTTGGCTCGGGAACCGCCTCAGCTAACAGTCAGCTATCCCAGGCAGCTCAGCAGAGGAGCACGCTCGAAAACCTGGCCAAGCTCATGAGTTCTTGTGTGATTCTGCGGATAGAGGACTTCACCCTGTACAGAGTGACGACGTCCGGCAAGAAGGCCATGCCCAAGGAATTTGTTTCGGGTATGAATGACCTTAAAACAGGAGAAACCACATCACCACTAACATGACACGCTCACATTACATTTTCCAATGAAACACAAGCTAAAGATCTACTTCTGAAGACTGATCTCCAATAACAAAGATCAGACGAAGagcttttgcattttttactaatcttaaaaataaaccatatattttttgtctcgTTGCTTTTGTCTACTAATTCATTCCATCCATGATATCATGTAAACTGCTTTTGTTGTCGTATATTGTCATTGCTAATTGTAGCACAACATAAACGGAAAAGTAAATCCTCAGGTGAATATCTCATAAGAATCTAACCTCGCTGAATGCATTCTATGCTAACTTTCCATTAGAACTTGttctattatttaaattatatgatTTTCTATGCGATTTGCAGGCGACAAGGATCGATATTCGTTTCCAGCCGAGATGCCCATCATTCATGCCGAGTATACTTATTTCTACTACCCAGGAGACTTTGTCTTTCCACGTAAGTATCAGAATCTAAGAACTACGAGTATCTaataataatatctcataCTTTCAGTGCCGCCATCGAAGATCTTTGTGCATGTCAACCCCATTCAGGTGCACTTCGATCTCAGCTCCATACTTTGGCTCAACTCTTTCGGCCTCAATCTTCACGAGAGCCTGCTGCGCACGAGCGTGGGATCTGGCGCTCAGCAGCCACAGATGCAGCATCCTTTGCAACAGAGTGCGCGCGGCTCGATTGCCTCCAATGGCTCCAATGGCACACAGATGGCAGGCGTCAATGTCGAACAGGAGCCCAATCTGATGTACATGGACGTCAAGGTGGAGGCGATTATGCCGCGCGTCGTCATGGAGGCAGCGGTGGATGCGCCGAGCCAAAAGGACAGACCCAAGACCATGCAGATCCAGGTGTCTAGATTTGCACTGACCAACATTCGGGAAATGGGCAGCTCCAGAGCGGATCTGGCGCAGGCACTGCACTCCCTGCAAGAGGGATCGCTGGTATTTGGCTCTGGTTTTCCGTCCGTGGAGGGCGATATGTGCATCGTTACGGATCGAATTCTCTCCCATGTGGCAGCTTCAGATGTGAGCATGATGTCACCGGCATCCCCATCGGGAGGTCAGCAACTGCCGCGCTCCGCCTCCACGCAGTACCTGTCCCGCTATGTCATGTGGCTGGAGCCGCGCGATGTGTGGTGCATCAAGCTGGACCCAGTGTGGGTGGATTTTCTGGGAGCCCGATCGCTGGGCCCCAACAAATCCATTCCGTTTGTGGACGCG
This region of Drosophila bipectinata strain 14024-0381.07 chromosome 2L, DbipHiC1v2, whole genome shotgun sequence genomic DNA includes:
- the LOC108124486 gene encoding bridge-like lipid transfer protein family member 3B isoform X2 — translated: MVSLIKNQLLKHLSIYTKNLSSDKINLSTFRGEGELSNLELDERVLTELLELPSWLRLTSAWCNHVSFRISWTKLKSVPITLTLDEVRITIETCNPTARDAGGGGSGPGGAGSPTAAAAALPQVPQGKYSFIHKVVDGITIVVNTVNVNFVSAAFTASVQMSRIRVESKTPKWANADLRLTRLKDAQKGIILIFKELSWQTVRIEASSTQDKSLTPLRLLTNHARCRITIRKRLSDCSLLASRLVLILDDLLWVLTDSQLKAALHFVDSLSGLIKAATHATQKSKAARKMQTLPEYKAQVEQQQNRLSESAHTTNAQRMFNAFDVRETSYHFFSQRIDLHLCDDEGDGRSSYPELDKGGALQVSVTAFQVDYYPYHLAKSDRSHWAKYKEASVAPALWLKESLNAFREAVLNLSQPNRPATHAPLERSAPASPIMLNASMLGSQHGAGNFSNGSSTPTAVGGAGGSGVGSFGSGTASANSQLSQAAQQRSTLENLAKLMSSCVILRIEDFTLYRVTTSGKKAMPKEFVSAQHKRKSKSSGDKDRYSFPAEMPIIHAEYTYFYYPGDFVFPLPPSKIFVHVNPIQVHFDLSSILWLNSFGLNLHESLLRTSVGSGAQQPQMQHPLQQSARGSIASNGSNGTQMAGVNVEQEPNLMYMDVKVEAIMPRVVMEAAVDAPSQKDRPKTMQIQVSRFALTNIREMGSSRADLAQALHSLQEGSLVFGSGFPSVEGDMCIVTDRILSHVAASDVSMMSPASPSGGQQLPRSASTQYLSRYVMWLEPRDVWCIKLDPVWVDFLGARSLGPNKSIPFVDAVPITLWLHSGSAQAQLDVGKSQATASMESVGLAPLPTLPPLQPCNPFLSDEDVRLAGDLGASPPAPAPDRTADVHAIAHISNLVSLQIDHYQLLFLLRLAEELNEMTTFLNLDAERILQKQNEQKSIIFGCVVPQIEVTLVMPSPTPGKESSGGDAESVVPDSASLGDDLHMNSGNITWPTPPPLDQLKSNTFGSVETPSPVTNEPPFDSGIHISNPNTHGYNVQIQSTPTLASSTPSQGSRPDTGISSQSQSQTQSQRSGKSGGSRSGGGGGDTVPSLTKEINSGLLSMKKGFSSFMTSIDSAIKSGTPNDDASDTFSIQSDISSDSENFAIVMGDDKTMDCMDVMFRLNPFTNDNNMKASPVEVASEVYEEQPSSYKANASSPSEPSEGSTWRRRDLVSMATFRLTTVELIRQQEGPKSSVRLQVAAVSCDECGAIPWDELQTKFGARCKAWNLAPYNPEAPPCIRLRLEETIDMPKDIEGIIDRKRIQSWITHHAEIRVKDINMDLSMSTVIGLGDLAEDEVISPPMPVTVNVENVRINLLEDRPPVNITSPGPVPINLCIGRMRLERDKSGVLNIQPIDTNMSAAQHQALGSALFGAPRERDRELLSMQLVMQQMKLDNDQLRRQLVDSKVNTDNYRQKTKQETDVLRSYLKAAQDDISILLEEKKALLDTIRSLQVQLTSSNMNRKSDGNR